In Candidatus Woesearchaeota archaeon, one DNA window encodes the following:
- a CDS encoding MarR family transcriptional regulator, whose translation MRNTKKKTVPGPAGANDTLNFPFPYCVIYHPKTKEILDFYPKTTPFSVQQSILTFWSQPIPQEILLALSGEQELTLSELKRRIGHSPSTLHDIVSKLEQAKLIKTEMRYEGKKQKLLFPCVFFITDTPPTKKKLKKLFQGLWIDTEKTKQVIAFLEKKPDRYFSLQEISAGTGIPLTEVEILLSNLESPITRTLSDFLKEPPFEKYTFYKAKIRKKKKR comes from the coding sequence ATGCGCAATACCAAAAAAAAAACCGTCCCGGGTCCTGCCGGCGCCAACGACACGCTCAACTTCCCCTTCCCCTACTGCGTCATCTACCATCCAAAAACCAAGGAAATCCTTGATTTTTACCCAAAGACGACACCGTTTTCCGTCCAGCAAAGCATCCTCACCTTCTGGTCGCAACCCATACCTCAAGAAATCCTCCTCGCACTCTCAGGAGAACAAGAACTCACACTATCAGAACTAAAAAGACGCATCGGCCACTCCCCCTCAACCCTGCACGACATCGTTAGCAAACTCGAACAAGCAAAGCTCATCAAAACCGAGATGCGCTATGAGGGAAAGAAGCAAAAACTACTCTTCCCCTGTGTCTTCTTCATTACCGACACGCCACCCACCAAAAAAAAGCTCAAAAAACTCTTTCAAGGGCTCTGGATTGACACAGAAAAGACCAAACAAGTCATAGCCTTCCTCGAAAAAAAACCTGACCGCTACTTCTCCCTGCAAGAAATCAGCGCAGGAACAGGAATCCCGCTCACGGAAGTCGAGATCCTCCTCAGCAACCTCGAATCACCCATCACGCGAACACTCTCCGACTTCCTCAAAGAACCCCCTTTTGAAAAATACACGTTTTACAAAGCCAAAATAAGAAAAAAGAAAAAAAGGTAG